The Epinephelus lanceolatus isolate andai-2023 chromosome 13, ASM4190304v1, whole genome shotgun sequence genomic interval AACCCTCACCACCTCCTTCTCCAGCTGCAGGCTGTCCGCGAGGGAGTTGATCTCCGCTGCTCCCGGTTTTGGACATTTGAGAAAATGGCTCTCCAGAGCCCCTTTGACGCCCACCTCGATGGAGGtcctctttttccttttcctccccTGTGCCGCGATTTTATCCAGGCTCGTGGGGCTCCCTGAGGTGGAGTCCGCCTCCTCCAGCCACTTGTTCAACAAGGGCTTGAGTTTACACATGTTTTTGAAGCTGAGTTGAAGCGCCTCGAACCTGCAAATGGTGGTCTGAGAAAAGACGTTCCCGTACAGCGTCCCGAGAGCCAGTCCCACGTCCGCCTGGGTGAAGCCCAGCTTGATGCGTCGCTGCTTGAACTGCTTGGCAAACTGCTCCAACTCGTCGGAGGTCGGTGTGTCCTCGTCCGAGTGGTCCGGATGGCCCCCGTGCTGGTGATGGTGTGAGAGAGACTGCTGGTGGGCCCCAGGGCCGCCTCCGTGCTCACTGAGGTGCGGGCTGTGGCTGTGGTGGTCCTCGTCCCGCAGGGGGTGGTGGTGCATCCCCCCTTGCTCTCCCCCCGGCATCAGACCGAAGCCGGACTGGGAATACACCAGGCTCTGGCCCTCAGATGTCGCCATACCGGGGATGTGCGTGGTGGCTGTGCTGGTTCGCCATGCTCTGGCGTCGTGATGCGCCTGCTGGTGCGCTAGGTGAGGGTgtcgctgttgctgctgctgctgctgctgttgctgctgctgcagactaCTGGAGTTCTGCAGCTCCTCTCGGTCACTGTCGTGCAGCACGGGCTTCACGTCCTGTTCTCCGAGGGGACTAGATGGCCAGGGCGCCCCGCTGTCACCGTGAGACAGCGCCGTTATCCACTGGTGCGCGTGGCTGAGCGGATGTCCACCGCCCGGTAACGTGCTATAGTCGTTCTGGAGCAGGGTGTGCGCGTCCCTGTACGCTGCCGCCTGCTGCATGCTCCCGGACTCCGAGTGCGGCGGCGGCGCGCTGCTGGGGGTGGTGAGGACGCTATAGTGGTTGGATGTTGCGGTCGCCATAACTATCGGAGCCAGAGTGATAGCCGGAGTTAAAAGGAGGCTGCCTTTGACAGTAACTCTTTTGCGCCACGGGGCAGCTAGGCGTCTCTCTCCAGCATCTCCCGGGCGCTGTGCCAAGGGGACGCAGAGGCGCGCACCTGTGGTCCGCCTCGCTCCGCTCTTTATTGGCCAAGAACGGTTGACAGATGTGGTTACCCCTGACAGCACCCCGCTCATTGGTCACGGGAGATTGTACAGAAACCCCAATCACTCTGCCCAACAATACTAGCAGTCCTGCAGCATGCATGAGTACAAAGTGGAGGGAGTGTAAACACAGAAAAGACTCAGCTTtggaaaaagggaaagaaaaaagtCTTTATTTGCATCAATCTGGGTCAGTGGGTCACGTTTATTGGGTTCGTGCGTCAAAACGGTGCGTAAAAGTTGCACAAGATACACAGAATTTCCACATCTATTAATGTGGTGACCACATTTATGCGCTCGGGAATAAAACTTTCAGTGTCCAAACACTCAGAAAAGCCAAACCTTAATTTAATCCGATTTTCACGCATTTTCAAGGAGGATTTTTGGGATATTTTGCACCATgaaacagtgagcagtgatcACGAGGAGAAACTTCCAGCTGCCTCTCTGCCCTCAGGACGCTGTCCAGAGAGAGGGGCTGCGTGCTTCCAGGGCCTCTGCCCCGTTGCCATGGCGAACGCGGTGAATGGAACAACAACGCCCACGTCACAGCTGCAATTCGCTCCTTCTTTTCGTTCCGTTCCAAAGGGCTCATTGGGGCCGCGCGCTCGGCCGTCGGGACAAATAATGGGGGGCGAGCGGAGAGGGCAGCTCGGGGCCAAAGAGAGGAGGCTGCAAGAATG includes:
- the pou3f2a gene encoding POU domain, class 3, transcription factor 2a: MSGVLSGVTTSVNRSWPIKSGARRTTGARLCVPLAQRPGDAGERRLAAPWRKRVTVKGSLLLTPAITLAPIVMATATSNHYSVLTTPSSAPPPHSESGSMQQAAAYRDAHTLLQNDYSTLPGGGHPLSHAHQWITALSHGDSGAPWPSSPLGEQDVKPVLHDSDREELQNSSSLQQQQQQQQQQQQRHPHLAHQQAHHDARAWRTSTATTHIPGMATSEGQSLVYSQSGFGLMPGGEQGGMHHHPLRDEDHHSHSPHLSEHGGGPGAHQQSLSHHHQHGGHPDHSDEDTPTSDELEQFAKQFKQRRIKLGFTQADVGLALGTLYGNVFSQTTICRFEALQLSFKNMCKLKPLLNKWLEEADSTSGSPTSLDKIAAQGRKRKKRTSIEVGVKGALESHFLKCPKPGAAEINSLADSLQLEKEVVRVWFCNRRQKEKRMTPAGGQIPGGEDMYGDTPPHHGGQTPVQ